A region from the uncultured Holophaga sp. genome encodes:
- the cysW gene encoding sulfate ABC transporter permease subunit CysW yields the protein MASHSRDPLWARTLLITFALAFLAVALVAPLVAVFHEALRGGIALYFAAFKDPNAWSAIRLSLMAAISAVVLNTLFGLAAAWLLARFRFRGKGLLTTLIDIPFVVSPVVAGLIFILLFGASGWFGPWLDDHNIRVVFALPGIILATVFVSLPFVAREILPTLQAQGTEEEEAARMLGASSLRVFWSITLPNIRWALFSGIVLCSARALGEFGAVSVVSGHVRGETNTLPLHIEILYNEYHFTAAFACASLLSLVALVTLVLKAFLEWRIRTAAQRALEISA from the coding sequence ATGGCTAGCCACTCCCGCGATCCCCTCTGGGCCCGCACCCTCCTCATCACCTTCGCCCTGGCCTTCCTGGCGGTGGCGCTGGTGGCACCCCTGGTGGCGGTCTTCCATGAGGCTCTGAGGGGTGGCATCGCCCTCTATTTCGCCGCCTTCAAGGACCCCAACGCCTGGTCCGCCATCCGCCTGAGCCTCATGGCAGCCATCTCCGCCGTGGTGCTCAACACCCTCTTCGGCTTGGCCGCCGCCTGGCTCCTGGCCCGCTTCCGCTTCCGGGGCAAGGGGCTGCTCACCACCCTCATCGACATCCCCTTCGTGGTCTCACCGGTGGTGGCCGGCCTCATCTTCATCCTGCTCTTCGGGGCCAGCGGCTGGTTCGGCCCCTGGCTGGACGACCACAACATCCGCGTGGTCTTCGCCCTGCCGGGCATCATCCTGGCCACGGTCTTCGTGAGCCTGCCCTTTGTGGCCCGGGAGATCCTGCCCACCCTGCAGGCCCAGGGCACGGAGGAGGAAGAGGCCGCCCGCATGCTCGGCGCCTCCAGCCTGCGGGTCTTCTGGAGCATCACCCTCCCCAATATCCGCTGGGCCCTCTTCAGCGGCATCGTGCTCTGCAGCGCCCGCGCCCTGGGCGAGTTCGGAGCCGTCTCCGTGGTGTCCGGCCACGTGCGGGGCGAGACCAACACCCTGCCCCTCCACATCGAGATCCTCTACAACGAGTACCACTTCACCGCCGCCTTCGCCTGCGCCTCCCTGCTCTCCCTGGTGGCCCTGGTGACCCTGGTCCTGAAGGCCTTCCTGGAATGGCGCATCCGCACCGCCGCCCAGCGCGCCCTGGAGATTTCCGCATGA
- a CDS encoding sulfate ABC transporter ATP-binding protein, with protein MSIEIANVTKRFGGHTVLEDLNLKVAPGELVALLGPSGSGKTTLLRIIAGLEQADSGTVRLNGRDIQSAPIDQRRVGFVFQHYALFRHMTIFDNVAFGLDVRPKATRLSKKDIADKVRELLSLVQLEWVADRYPHQLSGGQRQRVALARALAVEPEVLLLDEPFGALDAKVRAELRRWLRQLHDTTGITSLFVTHDQEEALEVSDRIAVLNQGRLEQEGTPSEVYEHPATPFIFHFLGDVNLFHGRVHQGQAELAGVTLAAPEHDSAHDAPAVGFVRPHDVELSRDPEPGALVAEITGIHSVGPIARVTLRERETLRTLEAALPIERLRARRFTVGEVVFASPRQVKVFLAPYKPTETATWGI; from the coding sequence ATGAGCATCGAGATTGCCAATGTCACCAAGCGCTTCGGGGGGCACACCGTCCTCGAGGACCTGAACCTGAAGGTGGCCCCCGGCGAGCTGGTGGCCCTCCTGGGTCCCTCGGGCTCCGGCAAGACCACCCTGCTCCGCATCATCGCCGGTCTCGAACAGGCCGACTCCGGCACCGTGCGCCTCAATGGCCGGGATATCCAGTCGGCCCCCATCGACCAGCGCCGGGTGGGCTTCGTCTTCCAGCACTATGCCCTCTTCCGCCACATGACCATCTTCGACAACGTGGCCTTCGGGCTGGATGTGCGCCCCAAGGCGACCCGGCTCTCCAAGAAGGACATCGCCGACAAGGTGCGGGAGTTGCTCTCCCTGGTGCAGCTGGAGTGGGTGGCGGACCGCTACCCTCACCAGCTCTCCGGCGGCCAGCGCCAGCGAGTGGCCCTGGCCCGAGCCCTGGCGGTGGAGCCCGAGGTGCTGCTGCTGGACGAGCCCTTCGGCGCACTGGATGCCAAAGTCCGCGCCGAGCTGCGCCGCTGGCTGCGACAGCTCCACGACACCACCGGCATCACCAGCCTCTTCGTCACCCACGACCAGGAGGAGGCCCTCGAGGTCTCGGACCGCATCGCGGTGCTCAACCAGGGGCGACTGGAGCAGGAGGGCACCCCCTCCGAGGTCTACGAGCACCCCGCCACCCCCTTTATCTTCCACTTCCTGGGAGATGTGAACCTCTTCCACGGCCGGGTCCACCAGGGCCAGGCGGAGTTGGCGGGGGTCACCCTGGCCGCCCCGGAGCACGATAGCGCCCACGATGCCCCGGCGGTGGGTTTCGTTCGGCCCCACGATGTGGAACTGAGCCGCGACCCCGAACCCGGCGCCCTGGTGGCGGAGATCACCGGCATCCACAGCGTGGGCCCCATCGCCCGGGTCACCCTGCGGGAGCGGGAGACCCTCCGCACCCTGGAGGCGGCCCTCCCCATCGAGCGCCTGAGAGCCCGGCGATTCACGGTGGGCGAGGTGGTCTTCGCCTCCCCCCGCCAGGTGAAGGTCTTCCTCGCCCCCTACAAGCCCACCGAAACCGCCACCTGGGGGATTTGA
- a CDS encoding phosphoadenylyl-sulfate reductase, producing the protein MTLPTFKTAEETLTWAVDRFGSKLTFANSFGAEDMVVLDLLLKADPKARVFLLDTGRLHQETYELIDKTRYRYGRGFEVYAPQAPALEQLLTEKGPNSFYDSVEARKACCYLRKVEPLGRALSGVEAWITGQRRRQSLTRTELAQVEIDEAHGGIHKLNPLADWSEEQVWAYIKAHKLPTNKLHDQGYPSIGCAPCTRAIKPGEDLRAGRWWWEDPEHKECGLHRR; encoded by the coding sequence ATGACCTTGCCCACCTTCAAGACCGCCGAGGAGACCCTGACCTGGGCCGTGGATCGCTTCGGCAGCAAGCTCACCTTCGCCAACAGCTTCGGCGCCGAGGACATGGTGGTCCTGGACCTGCTCCTGAAGGCCGATCCCAAGGCCCGGGTCTTCCTCCTGGACACCGGTCGCCTCCATCAGGAGACCTACGAGCTCATCGATAAGACCCGCTATCGCTATGGTCGGGGCTTCGAGGTCTACGCCCCCCAGGCCCCCGCCCTGGAACAGCTCCTCACCGAGAAGGGCCCCAACTCCTTCTACGACTCCGTGGAGGCCCGCAAGGCCTGCTGCTACCTCCGGAAGGTGGAGCCCCTGGGCCGCGCCCTGTCCGGGGTCGAGGCCTGGATCACCGGCCAGCGCCGCCGCCAGTCCCTCACCCGCACCGAGCTGGCCCAGGTGGAGATCGATGAGGCCCATGGTGGCATCCACAAGCTCAACCCCCTGGCGGACTGGAGCGAGGAGCAGGTCTGGGCCTACATCAAGGCGCACAAGCTCCCCACCAACAAGCTCCACGACCAGGGCTACCCCTCCATCGGATGCGCCCCCTGCACCCGGGCCATCAAGCCCGGCGAGGACCTCCGCGCCGGACGGTGGTGGTGGGAGGACCCCGAACACAAGGAGTGCGGCTTGCACCGCAGATGA
- the cysD gene encoding sulfate adenylyltransferase subunit CysD has protein sequence MTHQILSHLERLEGEAIHIFREVAGQCSNPALLFSGGKDSIVMLRLAEKAFRPGRFPFPLVHIDTGHNYPEVIAFRDRRAAELGEKLIVRTLDESIAKGRVVLRHPGESRNRHQSVTLLDTVEEFSFDALIGGARRDEEKARAKERVFSFRDEWGQWDPKNQRPELWNLYNARIHKGEHIRAFPISNWTELDVWQYIQQENLELPSIYFSHEREVVELPGGALLPVTELTPVPAGKASVRRTVRFRTVGDITCTAPVLSEAATVADIIKETATTEITERGATRLDDQTSEASMEQRKKEGYF, from the coding sequence ATGACCCATCAAATCCTGTCCCACCTGGAACGCCTGGAAGGCGAGGCCATCCACATCTTCAGGGAAGTGGCCGGCCAGTGCTCCAATCCCGCTCTGCTCTTCAGCGGCGGCAAGGACAGCATCGTGATGCTCCGCCTGGCGGAGAAGGCCTTCCGCCCAGGCAGGTTCCCCTTCCCCCTGGTGCATATCGACACCGGCCACAACTACCCCGAGGTCATCGCGTTCCGGGACCGGCGGGCCGCAGAACTGGGCGAGAAGCTCATCGTTCGCACCCTGGATGAGAGCATCGCCAAGGGCCGTGTGGTCCTGCGCCACCCCGGGGAGAGCCGCAACCGCCACCAGAGCGTCACCCTCCTGGACACCGTGGAGGAGTTCAGCTTCGATGCCCTCATCGGCGGGGCCCGCCGGGACGAGGAGAAGGCCCGGGCCAAGGAGCGGGTCTTCAGCTTCAGGGACGAGTGGGGCCAGTGGGATCCCAAGAACCAGCGCCCCGAGCTCTGGAATCTCTACAACGCCCGCATCCACAAGGGCGAGCACATCCGGGCCTTTCCCATCTCCAACTGGACCGAGCTGGATGTCTGGCAGTACATCCAGCAGGAAAACCTGGAACTCCCCAGCATCTACTTCAGCCACGAGCGGGAGGTGGTGGAGCTGCCCGGAGGCGCCCTGCTCCCGGTGACGGAGCTGACCCCCGTGCCAGCCGGAAAGGCCTCCGTGCGCCGCACCGTCCGCTTCCGCACCGTGGGTGACATCACCTGCACCGCGCCGGTGCTGAGCGAGGCCGCCACCGTGGCCGACATCATCAAGGAAACCGCCACCACCGAAATCACCGAACGGGGCGCCACCCGCCTGGACGACCAGACCAGCGAGGCCTCCATGGAGCAGCGCAAGAAGGAGGGCTACTTCTGA
- a CDS encoding GTP-binding protein — MSNPTIQDNGLLRFITCGSVDDGKSTLIGRLLYDSKAILVDAMDALARSSRKRGLEEVDLSLLTDGLEAEREQGITIDVAYRYFSTGRRKYILADAPGHEQYTRNMVTGASTANLAIVLIDARKGVLPQTRRHTALAHLMGIKHIVVAVNKMDLLDFSEGTFREIQKEMIWFTRKLGISDLRFIPLSALKGDMVVARGERLGWYTGPTLMELLEGVDLDTSEQDLPFRFPVQLVCRPRSEELIDYRGYQGRVESGRIRTGDAIIVMPSGSKSRVRRIELYGQELPEAVAGQSVTLLLEDEVAISRGDLIAGTLGAPNATRTLSATVAWLGERSLGSTARLTLRHGTREVKAKVMDITSRLDLEALEPVAVDDVVMNDIATLSIKLQAPVAPDPYTSLRSGGSFVLIDEATHSTVGAGLVLEPEAI, encoded by the coding sequence ATGAGCAACCCCACGATCCAAGACAACGGCCTCCTGCGCTTCATCACCTGCGGCAGCGTGGATGACGGCAAGTCCACCCTCATCGGCCGCCTGCTCTATGACAGCAAGGCCATCCTGGTGGATGCCATGGACGCCCTGGCCCGCAGCAGCCGCAAGCGGGGCCTGGAAGAGGTGGATCTCTCGCTCCTCACCGACGGCCTGGAGGCCGAGCGGGAGCAGGGCATCACCATCGATGTGGCCTACCGCTACTTCAGCACCGGAAGGCGCAAGTACATCCTGGCGGACGCCCCGGGCCACGAGCAGTACACCCGCAACATGGTCACCGGCGCCTCCACAGCGAATCTCGCCATCGTGCTCATCGACGCCCGCAAGGGGGTACTCCCCCAGACCCGGCGCCACACCGCCCTGGCCCACCTCATGGGCATCAAGCACATTGTCGTGGCCGTCAACAAGATGGACCTTTTGGATTTCTCGGAAGGGACCTTCCGAGAAATCCAAAAAGAAATGATCTGGTTCACGCGGAAGTTGGGCATCTCGGATCTGCGCTTCATTCCGCTTTCGGCCCTCAAGGGCGACATGGTGGTGGCGCGGGGCGAGCGCCTGGGCTGGTACACTGGCCCCACCCTCATGGAGCTGCTCGAGGGGGTGGACCTGGACACCTCCGAACAGGACCTGCCCTTCCGCTTCCCGGTGCAGCTGGTCTGCCGCCCCCGCTCCGAGGAGCTCATCGACTACCGCGGCTACCAGGGCCGCGTGGAGTCGGGGCGCATCCGCACCGGGGACGCCATCATCGTCATGCCCTCCGGCTCGAAGTCCAGGGTCCGGCGCATCGAGCTCTACGGCCAGGAGCTGCCCGAGGCCGTAGCCGGCCAGAGCGTGACCTTGCTCCTGGAGGACGAGGTGGCCATCAGCAGGGGAGACCTCATCGCCGGCACCCTGGGTGCCCCGAATGCCACCCGGACCCTCAGCGCCACCGTTGCCTGGCTGGGCGAGCGTTCCTTGGGTTCCACCGCCCGTCTGACCCTTCGGCACGGGACCCGGGAGGTGAAGGCCAAGGTCATGGACATCACCAGCCGCCTGGACCTGGAGGCCCTGGAGCCCGTGGCGGTGGACGATGTGGTCATGAACGATATCGCCACCCTGTCCATCAAGCTCCAGGCCCCGGTGGCCCCGGATCCCTACACCAGCCTGCGCAGTGGCGGCTCCTTCGTCCTCATCGACGAGGCCACCCACAGCACCGTGGGGGCGGGCCTGGTGCTGGAGCCCGAAGCAATCTGA